In Festucalex cinctus isolate MCC-2025b chromosome 1, RoL_Fcin_1.0, whole genome shotgun sequence, the sequence TTAGTTTCTCAGGTCAAGCAGAGGCAGCCACAAAGGGACTTGTGTgcattgatgtgtatatatatgcagTATATTCTGGATGTCGTCCTGAAGGGTTTTAACAATGACCAGGTGGCCTCTTTGCCCCACCTAGTGGCGTCCAAACAAACTTCATTTTAACCCATGCAGCCgtttatttttgatttaatttattaacGCGTCAACTTATTTGAGTGGTTCACAtgctacaaatatatttttcatgtatttttgtatttagcaCGGTCAGCTATTTCCTTGCTGTTTTTAATTTGTCTTGGTTTTCAAATATAGCTTTACTTCTGTTTCATTTGTTGGATTAACTATTACTACAGCGTTACATTATCCAAGTATTTTTGCCCCACTCCAATCTGCCACAAGTTTGTGTGTTATTGGGTCAAATGGCGGCTAATTTCTCAAGTCAAAGAAATAGTTTTAAATATCTAATAAATCACATTTACACCCATTATTGATGTTTTGTGTTGTCTTGGAAAGAACAGTACAAGAGTGGATCACATGACATTTATTACTCAACATATACATAACTTTACATTTTATAGTTTAGGTTCACAGTACATCACTTTTCACAATTGAATTGGTGCAATGTCCGACAAGCGGTTTAGTTTATGCATAATTATGacttggatttgtttttttttctccagacaTTAAAATCACAGCATTCCCAACTTGAACACACATTGCATGCAAGTTTTAAAAGTAGCAGGgtgtctaaaaaaataaattatctacATCTTTGAACAagcttcatgttaaaaaaataaataaaaaatggtgaaGATGTGCTGCCTCCATGAGTATAACATATATAACATAAGCATTTACGTAATGTAAGAAAAAACATCCTCTGCTTTTGGGTGAACTGTGTCTCATTTTGCATGAGACAGAAACCCCCAACATACAAAGCCTACACTGTTTCCAATTGATATCAAGTCAGCTAAAATTATTGATGGATCTTGACAAAATCATGCCACAGAAACCTACTATACTGTATGCCTGCTATAGTCAAATCTGGTTAAAATTTGAGATAATTTGAGCCAAACTTGTTGTCATTCAACTATgagatacagtgttccctcgttttctgaTGGGGTTAGATTTCCAAAAATTCCCgctataaatgaaatccgcaaagtagtgatgttttacatttattatgaatgttttaaggctcaaaaaCCCCTCGCCACACAGTttgtacacttttctcattgaggcatttacctTTTCTCATATTTCTCTCttcgtttaaacattctcaatgttcaaaccttcagaaattttctaaaatacgtacattactgttaaaaaaaaaaaataataaaaaaaaaatcatgcaaaattgcacacacaaaaaaaatccatgaaacCAATTTTTTGAGACACCCTGTAGTCTGGTAAATCATCTGCACAATTAATTCcacaagaaattaaaaaatataaatacatatttttaagttatattttaaaaaaaactattcataAATTTGAATACATTTATCAGCTATCTCATAgtgttatacagtatatacaatcctaaagaaaaaataaaataaagattatgcACATCCTACCTCACAACCCTATTTTGAGATTCACTTTTTTACTTCACATTTACAAGCGGATTAAAGGATAATATCTTCCCCTCGTCAGAATGGATTGAAAATGTCAGGGAACAACTCAAGTGTCAGAATGTTATTCAGGCCTGCGACTGCTCCCTGAGGAACTCCTCGAGGACGGCGATGATGCGGCAGGCTTCCGGCAGGTCGCTGTGCTCGGCCCGGGCGTTCTGCAGGAGCACGTCGCCGTTGCCGCAGCCCTGCAGGAACTGACAGCAGCGAAACAGAGCGTAGTGGCTCATCTCGGCCTGACGCACGAAGCGCTTCAGGCTGTTCATGTCCTGGATGGCCTGCCGACAACAGAGTGAAGATGATGCGTACAAGAATGTGACGCGAGCGGACATGAATCGCTTCCATCCTGGGCGGTGTGTGCTCGCCCACCTTCAGTTTGAAGTTCTCCAGGATCTGTCTGAGGAGGAAGGGGTTGGCCCGTTCCGCGGCGTTCAAAAAGGCCTGAGTCCAGTCCTCACAGAAGCGGTTACTGACTGCGGGACACAAAATATACACATTCTAATGATGCCTCCATTGATGCGTCGGGACAACTTATTTATTTAAGCAGGTAAAAATGTTTGCGAACTAATTCCACGTGACTTACCGGTGTTGGTGAGGGTGGGAGGCATGTCGGCGCAGTCGACGGTCAGGTGGGAGTACGCGTCCTCCGACATGGCCTTGCACAGGGAGGCTGTCGTGGTGTCTTGCTGCGACAGGCCCTGCAAGCTGGCTGCTTTGATGAACCTGTGCGGTAACACAATCAATGACAGAACACATTACAACACACGGAAAaccggagggggaaaaaaaaaaaaaaactcctctcaCCGAGACACGTCAGTCTTCGTCTTATCGTCCGCATTGGTGACCTCCACGTGATTGTGACTCAGAGCCTGGATCAATGAGAGTGcattaaaggcccggtctgccggattcactcaggaaaatgcactttttaaatacaggatgtacacactttaactttctctcagtctacacatctgtgtttatgttaatctttggtggtgaaaaaataaataaattggtcgGGCCCTAAGTGTAATGTCTTAAGCGCAACACTTACGGCATGCAGCAGGAATCTGATGTTGCTCTGGACCAGTTGCACCACTCGGTAAATGTGCATGACAGACTCTTCGTACCAGCGGCTCAGGTAGGGACGCAGCTCCGTCTCCAAATTTTGCAACTGTCgcacacatacaaaaataacCAGCCAACTCATTTATGAATCCCTCAAATGAGTTTGAGCTCTTTTGTGTACCTCGGGCGTTTGCAGACTGCTGTGCAATCCTTGAACGTACTTATCAAGTTCCAGCCTATATGTGCAAGCAGTCAAGGAACAGGACAGGATGAGTCAGAATGTGACATTTGAACATGAAAGGATATAAGTTGAGTCCTTTTTCGGAGCCTCCCAAGAAGCAGATGACGTGTCCGTTGCCGTCGGCATCGGGTTGCTCTGGAGATCTTTCCTGCTCCAGGAGGCAGCAGTAGCAACCCACAGCCTGCTCGGGAAGGCTGCAATGGAGGCACACAAGACAGAAGCTCAACTCTGGAATAATAGTTTTGTAAAGCATTTGAAAAACAGTAAAAGTACTAAGGCATAATGACAGAAGAATTAAATAGAAATTGATGAATTGTGTCTTGAAGCAATTGAGATGGAACCAGGTACACAacttgcttttgctcattgtAACTAGTTTGCTACCTcgaagagattttttttaacacattgatAAACATTGAATTCT encodes:
- the c1h17orf75 gene encoding protein Njmu-R1 isoform X2, with protein sequence MFTSQTSSFQDSIDVEEKDDFDSEEIAAYGQKTQFNCYYAIYLYEGTSLTLIDSSLPVEAEPELRTYISRRLSKGALLGGMGNIATVELSLPEQAVGCYCCLLEQERSPEQPDADGNGHVICFLGGSEKGLNLYRLELDKYVQGLHSSLQTPELQNLETELRPYLSRWYEESVMHIYRVVQLVQSNIRFLLHAALSHNHVEVTNADDKTKTDVSRFIKAASLQGLSQQDTTTASLCKAMSEDAYSHLTVDCADMPPTLTNTVSNRFCEDWTQAFLNAAERANPFLLRQILENFKLKAIQDMNSLKRFVRQAEMSHYALFRCCQFLQGCGNGDVLLQNARAEHSDLPEACRIIAVLEEFLREQSQA
- the c1h17orf75 gene encoding protein Njmu-R1 isoform X1 → MFTSQTSSFQDSIDVEEKDDFDSEEIAAYGQKTQFNCYYAIYLYEGTRSEATEENVAWNQRRADSTTSQEDFSLTLIDSSLPVEAEPELRTYISRRLSKGALLGGMGNIATVELSLPEQAVGCYCCLLEQERSPEQPDADGNGHVICFLGGSEKGLNLYRLELDKYVQGLHSSLQTPELQNLETELRPYLSRWYEESVMHIYRVVQLVQSNIRFLLHAALSHNHVEVTNADDKTKTDVSRFIKAASLQGLSQQDTTTASLCKAMSEDAYSHLTVDCADMPPTLTNTVSNRFCEDWTQAFLNAAERANPFLLRQILENFKLKAIQDMNSLKRFVRQAEMSHYALFRCCQFLQGCGNGDVLLQNARAEHSDLPEACRIIAVLEEFLREQSQA